The genomic stretch CGTGAAGATGTGGTAAAGCCATCTTTGCCAACAGAGGAAATTCTAAAGAATGCTCCTGAACAAGGGGAAGACCACTTCCTTGTAAGAAATCACGCTTAAGTTTTGGAGGAAAATATGGGATATATTGAAAAGATACAGTCTATGCTCCAAAACGGAGAGATTAGCTGTGTTGAACTTACAGAAAAGTATTTAAAAGCTATTGAGGAGGCTAACGGTGAACTTAACGCTTATGTTACAGTTACACCGGAAGTTGCCCTTGAACAAGCAAAACAAGTTGATGAAAAAATCAAGAGAGGTGAAAAGCTACTTCCTCTTGAGGGTGTCCCAATGACACTAAAGGATAACATTTCTACAAATGGTATCGAAACAACTTGTTGCAGTAAGATTTTAAAAGGCTATAAGCCAATTTATGATGCAAAAGTTTGGGCAATCCTAAAGAAGAACAATGCAATCCTACTTGGTAAAACAAATATGGATGAATTTGCTATGGGTTCTTCTTGCGAAACTTCTTGCTTTGGTGGTGCAACAAACCCATTTAATACCGACCATGTAGCCGGTGGTTCATCAGGTGGTGTTGCATCAGCAGTTGGTGGTGATATTGCTGTCTTTGGTTTAGGTTCAGATACAGGTGGTAGTATTCGTCAGCCTGCATCATTCTGTGGTATTGTTGGTCTAAAGCCAACATATGGTGCAGTTTCAAGATATGGTCTTGTTGCTTATGCAAGTAGCCTTGACCAGATTGGACCTATCACAAAAACAGTAGAAGATGCATCTCTTGTTTATGATGTTATTTCTGAATATGATGAGAACGACTCTACTTGTGAAGGCAGACAAGGTGAACCAACTTATGATACTCTTAACAATGATATTAAGGGTATGAAGATTGGTATTGCCAGAGAATACCTAGAGGGTGTTCGTGAAGATGTTAAAGAAGCTGTGCTAGAGGCTGCTAGGAAGTATGAAGAAATGGGTGCAGAAATTGTTTACTTTGATTTACCTGCACTAAAGTTTGCACTTCCTGTTTATTATATTCTGGCTTGTGCTGAAGCATCTTCAAACTTAGGCAGATATGATGGTATCCGTTATGGCTACAAGACAGAACATTATGAAGGCATCCATGATATGATTTGCAAAACCAGAAGTGAAGGTTTTGGTGAAGAAGTTAAGAGAAGAATTCTGCTTGGTACTTATGTACTTTCTGCCGGTTATTATGATGCTTATTACAAGAAAGCTCAGAACCTAAGAGGTACTATCATTAAGGCTTTTGATGATGCATTTAAGAATGTTGATGTTATTCTTGCACCAACAGTTCCTATGACTGCATTTAAGTCAGGAGAGGCTACTTCTGATCCTGTTGAAACATACCTAACAGATATTTGTACAGTACCTATCAATATTGCAGGTCTGCCATCAGTTTCTGTTCCTTGTGGTTTCAACAAAAACGGTATGCCAATCGGTATGCAGATTATCGGCGACAAATTTAAGGAAGGCAAAATCCTTAATGTTGCATATAAATATGAACAGGCTTGTCCTGAAAACTTTAAAGATACAAAGTGGGGTGTTAAGCTATGAAATATGAATTAGTAGCAGGTTTTGAAACCCACATTGAACTTGCAACAGATACTAAGATTTTCTGTTCTTGTTCAACTGCTTTTGGTGGTGCTCCTAATAGCCATTGTTGTCCTGTTTGTATTGGACTTCCGGGTACACTTCCTAAGCTAAACAAAAAGGTTGTTGAATATGGTATCAAGGCTGGTCTTGCTACACATGGTAAGATTGCTAACATTTCAAAAATGGATAGAAAGAATTATTGCTATCCTGACCTTTCAAAAGCATATCAGATTAGTCAGCTATATGCTCCACTAACTATTGGTGGTTATGTTGAACTTTCAAGTGGTAAGAAAATCAGACTTCATCACATTCATATTGAAGAAGATGCCGGTAAACTTATCCATAGCCATGGTGACACATATGTTGACTATAACCGTGGTGGCGTTCCACTAATCGAAATTGTTTCTGAACCGGACATTCGTTATATTGATGAAGCAAGAGAATATGTAGAAAAGCTACAGCAGGTTATGCGTTACATTGGCATTTCTGACTGTCGTATGCAGGAAGGTTCAATGCGTTGTGATGTTAACATTTCTGTTAGACCTGAGGG from Ruminococcus bovis encodes the following:
- the gatA gene encoding Asp-tRNA(Asn)/Glu-tRNA(Gln) amidotransferase subunit GatA, with product MGYIEKIQSMLQNGEISCVELTEKYLKAIEEANGELNAYVTVTPEVALEQAKQVDEKIKRGEKLLPLEGVPMTLKDNISTNGIETTCCSKILKGYKPIYDAKVWAILKKNNAILLGKTNMDEFAMGSSCETSCFGGATNPFNTDHVAGGSSGGVASAVGGDIAVFGLGSDTGGSIRQPASFCGIVGLKPTYGAVSRYGLVAYASSLDQIGPITKTVEDASLVYDVISEYDENDSTCEGRQGEPTYDTLNNDIKGMKIGIAREYLEGVREDVKEAVLEAARKYEEMGAEIVYFDLPALKFALPVYYILACAEASSNLGRYDGIRYGYKTEHYEGIHDMICKTRSEGFGEEVKRRILLGTYVLSAGYYDAYYKKAQNLRGTIIKAFDDAFKNVDVILAPTVPMTAFKSGEATSDPVETYLTDICTVPINIAGLPSVSVPCGFNKNGMPIGMQIIGDKFKEGKILNVAYKYEQACPENFKDTKWGVKL